A part of Marinomonas rhizomae genomic DNA contains:
- a CDS encoding GNAT family N-acetyltransferase: protein MKVLTSDWNSSKDQLTFVRKQVFIIEQGIDPQDEWDELDEDAVHFVSFGTTAVPTGTCRLTDNGQIGRLAVLPAYRHQGYGEMLLIRAVKVAREMGIRKVFLHAQVDVQTFYEKQNFHTDGKVFLEAGKMHIRMERDI, encoded by the coding sequence ATGAAGGTATTAACGTCAGACTGGAACAGCAGCAAAGATCAACTGACCTTTGTGCGAAAACAAGTCTTTATCATTGAGCAAGGTATTGACCCACAAGACGAATGGGACGAGCTAGACGAAGACGCCGTTCACTTTGTTTCCTTTGGTACAACAGCCGTTCCGACGGGAACCTGCCGTTTAACAGACAATGGCCAAATTGGCCGTTTGGCAGTTCTACCCGCTTATCGACATCAGGGCTACGGTGAAATGCTGTTAATTCGTGCAGTGAAAGTCGCCAGAGAAATGGGCATTCGCAAAGTGTTTTTACACGCTCAAGTTGACGTACAAACCTTCTATGAAAAGCAAAACTTTCATACTGATGGCAAGGTTTTTTTAGAAGCCGGAAAAATGCACATCCGTATGGAACGAGACATTTAA
- a CDS encoding LysR family transcriptional regulator, translated as MSLSRLRTFVEVYRQRSISGAARSLNLTQPAVSQHIAGLEVAVGRPLFERQPAGVMPTSAADELAADVGDKLDAAEAALSSARFRSVGGAGALQIIGHADFMAEVLTAELLPLIEAGIRVRMHTGDGPMITSMLLEGHCDLGISAHPVTDSRLQSETLLRCEVVAVASPSVVKALVAADDFSHAISHAPLLAYNLELSLIDKWLLKNRIKTEQIIPTVVSQDLRALRNLLTKGVGWSVMPEFLCREQIAKGELMEVPAPVGAYTMQYYLIWASSALRQARVAHAKEVLLQRLTSASDA; from the coding sequence ATGTCTCTTTCACGATTGCGTACTTTTGTTGAGGTCTATCGTCAGCGCTCTATCAGTGGGGCCGCTCGTTCACTTAACTTAACCCAGCCTGCTGTTTCTCAGCACATTGCTGGTCTTGAAGTCGCCGTTGGTCGGCCTTTGTTTGAGCGTCAACCTGCGGGTGTCATGCCTACATCAGCGGCGGATGAACTAGCGGCCGATGTAGGAGATAAGCTGGATGCGGCCGAAGCGGCGTTATCTTCCGCACGATTCCGTTCGGTGGGGGGAGCTGGTGCTTTGCAAATTATTGGCCATGCTGACTTTATGGCCGAAGTTCTAACGGCAGAGTTACTGCCTCTGATTGAGGCTGGGATTCGAGTAAGAATGCATACTGGCGATGGGCCAATGATTACCAGTATGTTACTAGAAGGGCACTGCGATCTTGGTATTTCGGCACACCCAGTGACAGACAGTCGATTGCAAAGCGAAACGCTGTTGAGGTGTGAAGTGGTTGCTGTGGCGTCGCCTTCGGTCGTCAAGGCGTTGGTCGCAGCGGATGATTTTAGCCATGCAATTAGTCACGCGCCTCTTTTAGCGTACAACCTAGAGTTATCTTTGATCGATAAGTGGCTATTAAAAAACCGTATTAAAACAGAGCAAATTATTCCCACGGTCGTCAGTCAAGATCTGCGAGCTTTGCGTAATTTGCTAACTAAAGGCGTTGGTTGGTCTGTGATGCCTGAGTTTTTATGTCGTGAGCAGATTGCAAAAGGCGAATTGATGGAAGTCCCAGCGCCTGTCGGAGCCTATACAATGCAGTATTATTTGATTTGGGCATCAAGCGCCTTACGACAAGCAAGGGTTGCCCATGCGAAAGAGGTATTATTGCAAAGATTAACGTCAGCCTCTGATGCCTAA
- a CDS encoding coniferyl aldehyde dehydrogenase — translation MTPASEHLDLLNTLSKMKEHNMAEGPASAELRKDRLQRAIKLIKENYRDLSDAMSKDFGHRSAYQSATADIATTIKLLKDAIENLSIWMQDQPVEAPEPGMKAWIQHQPLGVVGIISPWNFPINLSFGPLASVFAAGNSAMLKPSELTPKTSALLAELVARYFTPQELTLVLGDAEVGKAFSALPFNHLVFTGSTAVGKHIMRAAADNLVPVTLELGGKSPAMVDEDADIPQAVERILTVKTFNVGQICISPDYMMIPENKVDSFVEAAKAFVQHSFPTMQDNPDYTSIISENHYKRLIGLLDDAKNKGANVISLAAEGEVDYDDRSRKIAPFLIFNVTDDMDIMQEEIFGPLLPVKTYAKPEEAVAYINNNPRPLAAYYFGDDTERQQAFARNTISGGLVINDAMTHVSVETLPFGGIGPSGMGAYHGIHGFKRFTHEKAVVLQSEDGASGKRLRAPYKDKQAALEEILNS, via the coding sequence ATGACACCTGCAAGCGAACATTTAGATTTATTAAACACATTAAGTAAGATGAAAGAGCACAATATGGCAGAAGGTCCAGCCAGTGCAGAACTACGCAAAGATCGATTACAGCGTGCGATTAAATTAATTAAAGAAAACTACCGCGACCTAAGTGACGCCATGAGCAAGGACTTTGGTCATCGCAGTGCTTACCAGTCTGCCACTGCAGACATTGCTACTACGATCAAATTACTAAAAGACGCCATAGAAAATTTATCTATTTGGATGCAGGATCAGCCTGTGGAAGCCCCTGAGCCAGGAATGAAAGCCTGGATTCAGCATCAGCCTTTGGGGGTTGTCGGCATTATTAGTCCATGGAATTTCCCTATCAACCTTTCTTTTGGCCCACTGGCTAGCGTATTTGCTGCTGGCAATAGCGCTATGTTGAAGCCATCTGAACTAACTCCCAAAACTTCTGCGTTATTAGCTGAACTGGTTGCCCGTTATTTCACACCACAAGAGCTAACCCTTGTATTGGGTGATGCCGAGGTCGGCAAAGCATTTAGCGCTCTGCCTTTCAATCATTTAGTCTTTACAGGGAGCACCGCGGTTGGCAAACACATCATGCGCGCTGCCGCTGATAACTTAGTCCCCGTCACTCTAGAACTTGGCGGTAAGTCTCCAGCCATGGTGGATGAAGACGCCGATATCCCCCAAGCCGTAGAGCGTATATTAACGGTGAAAACCTTTAATGTTGGGCAGATCTGTATTTCACCTGACTATATGATGATTCCAGAAAACAAAGTGGACTCCTTTGTCGAAGCTGCAAAAGCCTTTGTTCAACATAGCTTTCCAACCATGCAAGACAACCCTGATTACACTTCAATTATCAGTGAAAATCACTACAAACGCCTTATTGGGTTACTTGATGATGCTAAGAATAAAGGTGCCAATGTCATCAGTCTAGCGGCTGAAGGCGAGGTAGATTATGACGATAGAAGTCGTAAGATAGCGCCATTTCTCATCTTTAATGTCACCGACGATATGGACATCATGCAAGAAGAAATCTTTGGCCCTCTGCTTCCAGTGAAAACTTACGCTAAGCCAGAGGAAGCAGTGGCTTACATCAACAATAACCCACGCCCATTGGCAGCTTATTACTTTGGTGATGACACTGAGCGTCAACAAGCCTTTGCCCGTAACACTATCTCTGGCGGCTTAGTCATCAATGACGCCATGACACATGTTTCTGTCGAAACCCTCCCTTTTGGTGGTATAGGTCCATCAGGCATGGGGGCTTATCACGGCATCCATGGCTTTAAACGCTTCACTCACGAAAAAGCCGTTGTATTGCAAAGCGAAGACGGAGCTTCAGGTAAACGCCTGCGAGCACCGTACAAAGATAAACAGGCTGCGCTTGAAGAAATACTAAATAGCTAA
- a CDS encoding FKBP-type peptidyl-prolyl cis-trans isomerase produces MSELSFDSNEAKIAYGIGRQIGDQLRGSDLGELSLTHLFAAIEDAVNGAEMRVPGEELEAAFAELQQKMEEKSRAASEETVKAGEAFLAENKAKDGVQTTESGLQFEILEEGTGATPNREATVRVHYEGRLIDGQVFDSSIARGEPIEFPLTGVIAGWTEGLQLMKEGAKYRLTIPAELAYGAQGAGAMIQPFSVLQFDVELIAIV; encoded by the coding sequence ATGTCTGAACTGTCGTTCGACTCTAACGAAGCAAAAATCGCATACGGCATTGGTCGTCAAATTGGTGATCAGCTGCGTGGTAGTGATCTTGGTGAATTGTCTCTAACGCATCTTTTTGCTGCGATTGAAGACGCTGTGAATGGTGCAGAAATGCGCGTTCCTGGTGAAGAGCTAGAAGCTGCTTTTGCTGAACTACAGCAAAAAATGGAAGAGAAAAGCCGTGCAGCGTCTGAAGAGACAGTTAAAGCGGGCGAAGCTTTCCTTGCTGAAAACAAAGCTAAAGATGGCGTTCAAACGACAGAAAGTGGTTTGCAGTTCGAAATTCTTGAAGAAGGTACGGGTGCAACTCCAAACCGTGAAGCGACTGTTCGTGTACATTACGAAGGCCGTTTGATTGATGGACAAGTATTCGATAGCTCTATTGCTCGTGGCGAGCCAATTGAATTTCCTCTAACTGGCGTTATTGCTGGTTGGACTGAAGGTCTTCAGTTGATGAAAGAAGGCGCGAAATACCGTCTTACTATTCCAGCTGAATTGGCATACGGTGCTCAAGGCGCTGGCGCAATGATTCAACCTTTCTCTGTACTACAGTTTGATGTTGAGCTAATCGCTATTGTTTAA
- a CDS encoding universal stress protein encodes MLPKINTIVYACDLDAKTQAAMELVLSLASTHKAKVIIMHAIEPLNAQASNMINNYITEDVRSEMRKEALTEIDGRMKRLLSEFMEKYSAELSNLETPPETVIVNGVPSESIQRLAAEKKADLIVMNSRTHGRLSQMIIGSTANKVIHSSSIPVLVVPIK; translated from the coding sequence ATGCTACCTAAAATCAATACTATTGTTTATGCCTGTGATCTAGATGCAAAAACCCAAGCAGCCATGGAACTTGTCTTAAGCTTAGCGAGTACACATAAGGCAAAAGTCATCATCATGCACGCCATAGAGCCACTAAATGCTCAAGCGTCTAACATGATCAACAATTACATTACTGAAGACGTTAGAAGCGAAATGCGCAAAGAAGCGCTCACAGAAATTGATGGCCGTATGAAAAGATTACTTTCTGAGTTTATGGAAAAATATTCAGCAGAGCTTTCAAATCTAGAAACACCACCAGAAACCGTTATTGTTAACGGTGTCCCATCTGAATCAATCCAACGCTTAGCAGCAGAAAAAAAGGCGGATTTAATAGTGATGAATAGCCGAACACACGGACGCCTAAGCCAAATGATCATTGGTTCAACCGCAAATAAAGTCATTCATAGCAGCTCAATTCCTGTGTTAGTTGTGCCAATTAAATAG
- a CDS encoding DNA topoisomerase III encodes MILYIAEKPSLARAIAAALPSPQKKEEGCIWLPNGDCISWCIGHLLEQAEPHQYNPAFKSWNLDHLPIIPTDWQWQEKANTKKQLSILKRLIKKATTLVHAGDPDREGQLLVDEVLHYTKTPVQKLKSTQRLLVNDLTPSAIKKALNNLHSNNEFAALSRSALGRARADWLFGLNLTRAYTIRGRQAGYQGVLSIGRVQTPVLGLVAARDKEREAFVPKDFYQVWASIQTPQGAVFQAKWLPSEACQPYMDDENRVLSLPLAQNVANRISNKPAIVIEANYKQKKQTPPLPYSLSALQIDAAKAFSLSAQQVLDTCQTLYERHQMITYPRSDCRYLPTQQHKDAPAIIAALARSGGEAQQGAQNADTSRKSKAWNDKQVTAHHAIIPTAQAHKAASLSKTEALVFNLIARQYLMQFYPEYDYLASYIKLEIEGGLFEAKGNTPISLGWKSLLPNKSKAKDPDDESQNELPKVNKNEELWCTQGQVQEKVTTPPAAFTDATLLAAMTGISRFVTDKDIRAILKETDGLGTEATRASIIELLFKRGFLMRQGKQIHASQTGRAFIDCLPTQLVTPDMTAKWESALNSISLGEASYQEFMTNLEGNLNQLLSASRDMPTSALQNLPPPTKNPFAKRKSTASKRASGTRKTTGAKTSSTKIKRRSKASS; translated from the coding sequence ATGATTCTTTATATCGCCGAAAAACCCAGTCTTGCCCGAGCCATTGCCGCTGCCCTTCCCTCGCCTCAAAAAAAAGAAGAAGGTTGTATCTGGCTGCCTAACGGTGACTGCATCAGTTGGTGTATCGGTCACTTACTAGAGCAAGCGGAACCCCACCAATATAATCCGGCCTTCAAGTCTTGGAATTTAGACCACTTACCTATTATTCCAACTGACTGGCAATGGCAAGAAAAAGCCAACACCAAAAAACAGCTGAGTATTTTAAAAAGACTGATCAAAAAAGCAACAACACTGGTTCACGCCGGCGACCCGGACCGAGAAGGGCAGCTTTTAGTCGATGAGGTTTTGCACTATACAAAAACACCAGTTCAAAAGCTAAAGAGCACTCAGCGACTGCTAGTAAATGACTTAACCCCGTCCGCCATCAAAAAAGCATTAAACAATTTACACTCCAACAATGAGTTCGCAGCTCTTTCTCGTTCAGCATTAGGGCGTGCTCGCGCGGACTGGTTGTTTGGACTGAACCTAACTCGGGCTTATACTATCAGAGGCCGCCAAGCCGGCTATCAGGGCGTTTTATCAATTGGACGAGTACAAACCCCAGTATTGGGGTTAGTCGCAGCGAGGGATAAAGAGAGAGAAGCCTTTGTTCCCAAAGATTTTTATCAAGTTTGGGCAAGTATTCAGACACCACAAGGCGCTGTATTTCAAGCCAAGTGGTTACCCAGCGAAGCTTGCCAACCCTACATGGATGACGAAAATCGTGTGCTCAGCTTACCTCTGGCACAAAACGTTGCCAACCGTATTAGCAATAAACCGGCGATTGTCATTGAGGCAAACTACAAACAAAAAAAGCAAACGCCACCTCTGCCCTATAGCTTGTCAGCCTTACAAATCGATGCAGCAAAAGCTTTCTCTCTGTCGGCGCAACAAGTATTAGATACTTGCCAAACGCTTTATGAACGCCATCAAATGATCACCTACCCAAGATCCGATTGCCGTTATTTGCCGACTCAACAACATAAAGATGCGCCTGCTATTATAGCGGCTCTCGCACGATCAGGTGGGGAAGCTCAGCAAGGTGCTCAGAACGCTGACACATCACGAAAAAGTAAAGCTTGGAACGATAAACAAGTCACTGCTCACCATGCCATTATTCCAACGGCTCAAGCTCACAAAGCCGCATCTCTTTCTAAAACAGAAGCTCTGGTTTTTAACTTAATTGCTCGACAATATCTCATGCAGTTTTATCCTGAGTACGACTATCTAGCGTCTTATATTAAACTGGAAATTGAAGGTGGGCTATTTGAGGCAAAAGGCAACACACCTATTTCTCTAGGTTGGAAAAGTCTTTTACCGAATAAGAGCAAAGCAAAAGATCCAGATGATGAAAGCCAAAATGAGCTCCCAAAAGTAAATAAAAACGAAGAGCTATGGTGTACACAAGGCCAAGTTCAAGAAAAGGTCACTACGCCGCCAGCTGCTTTCACGGATGCAACCTTACTTGCCGCTATGACAGGCATCAGCCGGTTTGTCACAGACAAAGACATTAGAGCCATCCTAAAAGAAACCGATGGGCTTGGCACCGAAGCCACTCGCGCCAGTATCATAGAGTTACTTTTCAAACGCGGATTTTTGATGCGACAAGGTAAACAAATTCACGCCAGCCAAACAGGCCGCGCCTTTATTGATTGTTTACCAACACAATTGGTCACCCCTGATATGACGGCGAAATGGGAGTCTGCTCTTAACAGCATCAGTCTTGGGGAAGCGAGTTATCAAGAGTTCATGACAAACTTAGAAGGCAACTTAAACCAGTTGCTTAGCGCTTCACGTGACATGCCAACGTCCGCCTTGCAAAACTTGCCTCCACCAACTAAAAACCCTTTTGCTAAACGCAAAAGCACAGCAAGTAAAAGAGCATCGGGAACAAGAAAAACAACAGGAGCAAAAACGAGCAGCACAAAAATAAAAAGACGCTCAAAAGCGTCTTCTTAA
- a CDS encoding LysE family translocator, producing MNLALLSAFIPTFFFVSVTPGMCMTLAMTLGMTIGVKRALWMMLGELVGVAMVAILSAIGVAALLLNYPSVFVVLKYLGGAYLAYVGLQMWLSKGKMAIKADSTDSKPASRFDLISQGFVTAIANPKGWAFFVALLPPFLDASHSLASQLVVLIAIILTLEFTCLLIYATGGRTLKSLLMQSGNVRIMNRIAGTLMIGVGVWLAIG from the coding sequence GTGAATTTAGCACTGCTTTCTGCATTTATACCGACCTTCTTTTTTGTGTCTGTTACACCTGGCATGTGTATGACACTGGCTATGACATTGGGCATGACGATTGGTGTTAAACGCGCTCTATGGATGATGCTAGGCGAGCTAGTTGGTGTTGCCATGGTGGCTATTTTATCGGCTATTGGCGTCGCTGCCTTGTTGCTGAATTACCCTAGTGTATTTGTCGTATTAAAATATCTTGGTGGTGCTTATCTTGCTTATGTTGGCCTGCAAATGTGGCTGTCTAAAGGCAAAATGGCGATTAAAGCGGATTCGACAGACAGTAAACCAGCATCTCGGTTTGATTTGATTTCCCAAGGTTTTGTAACTGCTATTGCTAACCCGAAAGGTTGGGCTTTTTTTGTCGCCTTATTGCCGCCATTTTTGGATGCGAGCCATTCTTTAGCAAGCCAGCTGGTCGTACTGATTGCAATCATCCTGACTTTAGAATTTACGTGCTTGCTGATTTATGCAACAGGTGGAAGAACATTGAAGTCTCTCCTTATGCAAAGTGGAAATGTACGTATCATGAACCGCATTGCTGGCACATTGATGATTGGTGTTGGTGTGTGGCTTGCTATTGGTTGA
- a CDS encoding inorganic phosphate transporter, producing MDLTNNPKEESTLLSGHEFVRVLIALAFVLASGFYASSNGVGVSNLSILAIAAAIGAYMAVNIGANDVANNVGPAVGSKALSMTGAILIAAIFEAAGALIAGGNVVGTIKNGIINPNSIGDAETFIWVMMAALLAGAIWLNLATYLGAPVSTTHSIVGGVLGAGIAAGGWDIANWDKLIAIVASWVISPVMGGVIAALFLMYIKRAITYKSDMIDSAKKVVPLLVGLMVWAFSTYLILKGLKHLWKLDFITAALIAFAIALTVYFLVRPMVDKAASALKNDKDAVNSLFTLPLIVSAALLSFAHGANDVANAIGPLAAINDALMTGAVSSKASIPIWIMMVGGIGIAVGLALFGPKLIKTVGSEITELDKIRAFCVAMAAAITVIVASQLGLPVSSTHIAVGGIFGVGFLREYLKQSYEKKLASIISHSESAGHDGEQTQEFVKRFKLADVEEKRAILKELKAAQASSPISSAERKSLKKATKKELVKRSALLRIAAAWVITVPASALLSAMIFYMLLGFSVSR from the coding sequence ATGGATCTTACAAATAACCCGAAAGAAGAATCCACTTTACTGAGTGGTCATGAATTTGTTCGTGTATTGATTGCCTTAGCCTTTGTTTTGGCATCTGGTTTTTATGCTTCATCTAATGGCGTTGGGGTTTCTAATTTATCTATTTTAGCCATCGCTGCTGCAATTGGTGCCTACATGGCTGTCAATATTGGTGCTAACGATGTAGCTAATAACGTTGGGCCTGCTGTTGGCTCAAAAGCCTTGTCGATGACAGGGGCGATTTTGATAGCGGCGATTTTTGAAGCTGCAGGTGCTTTGATTGCTGGTGGTAACGTTGTTGGTACGATCAAGAATGGCATCATCAATCCTAACTCAATTGGCGACGCAGAGACCTTTATTTGGGTTATGATGGCGGCCTTATTGGCGGGCGCAATATGGCTAAACTTAGCGACTTACCTTGGTGCTCCTGTATCGACGACGCACTCCATTGTTGGTGGTGTACTGGGCGCAGGTATTGCTGCTGGCGGTTGGGATATCGCAAATTGGGATAAATTAATTGCGATTGTTGCTAGCTGGGTAATATCCCCTGTAATGGGCGGCGTGATTGCGGCGTTATTCTTAATGTACATTAAGCGTGCCATTACTTATAAAAGCGACATGATTGACTCCGCGAAGAAGGTTGTGCCTTTATTGGTTGGATTGATGGTTTGGGCGTTTTCTACTTACCTTATTCTAAAGGGGCTTAAGCACCTTTGGAAACTAGACTTTATTACGGCTGCGCTGATTGCTTTTGCCATTGCGCTAACTGTTTATTTCCTTGTTCGCCCTATGGTTGACAAAGCTGCATCCGCATTGAAGAACGACAAAGATGCAGTTAATAGCTTATTTACGCTGCCTCTTATAGTGTCTGCGGCATTGCTAAGTTTTGCTCATGGTGCAAACGATGTTGCCAATGCGATTGGGCCTCTTGCTGCAATTAATGATGCACTAATGACGGGTGCTGTTTCTAGTAAAGCATCTATTCCTATTTGGATCATGATGGTAGGCGGGATTGGTATTGCTGTTGGTCTTGCTCTATTTGGTCCAAAGCTGATCAAAACAGTGGGCTCAGAGATAACAGAGCTTGATAAAATTCGTGCTTTTTGCGTGGCTATGGCAGCTGCGATTACTGTGATTGTCGCTTCTCAACTTGGCTTACCAGTTAGTTCTACTCACATTGCGGTTGGTGGTATCTTTGGTGTTGGCTTCTTACGTGAGTATTTGAAACAATCTTATGAGAAAAAGCTGGCTTCTATTATTTCTCATTCTGAATCTGCTGGTCATGACGGTGAGCAAACACAAGAGTTTGTGAAACGTTTCAAGCTGGCTGATGTGGAAGAAAAGCGTGCGATATTGAAAGAATTGAAGGCGGCTCAGGCTTCATCTCCTATCTCATCTGCAGAGCGTAAAAGCTTGAAAAAAGCAACCAAGAAAGAGTTAGTGAAACGCTCTGCGCTATTGCGTATTGCTGCTGCATGGGTCATTACAGTACCAGCATCAGCTTTGCTTTCAGCGATGATTTTTTACATGCTCCTTGGTTTTTCTGTCTCTCGATAA
- a CDS encoding L-serine ammonia-lyase → MAISLFDLFKVGIGPSSSHTVGPMVAANQFAHQLQDRELLSKVGRLKIDLYGSLGATGKGHGTGTAVLMGLEGELPDVIDPSRVNERVDQITSSSLLNLLSKQAITIDVATDLIYHRVDRLDFHANGMTLVAFGADGDVIHQSTFYSVGGGFIVQEDEHGNVALVEDATELPHVFHSAEDLIRLCQEQDKSIAQIMMENETHWRTEEEVRQGILSIWSVMRNCVQQGIRNEGILPGGLKVKRRAASLHRDLTSKTRMDMITPSLGAMDWVNLYALAVNEENAGGGRVVTAPTNGAAGIIPAVLHYYWEFCPRSSEEGIITFFLTAAAIGFLFKENASISGAEVGCQGEVGSACAMAAAGLAAATGGTPEQIENAAEIGMEHNLGLTCDPIGGLVQVPCIERNAMASMKAINSASMALRGDGTHYVSLDKVIRTMRDTGRDMNDKYKETSRGGLAVNVIEC, encoded by the coding sequence ATGGCAATCAGTTTATTTGACCTTTTTAAAGTGGGGATTGGTCCTTCAAGTTCTCATACAGTTGGTCCTATGGTGGCGGCAAATCAATTCGCTCACCAGTTACAAGATCGAGAGCTACTATCAAAAGTCGGTCGTTTAAAAATTGATTTGTATGGTTCGCTTGGTGCCACCGGAAAAGGTCATGGAACGGGTACGGCTGTTCTAATGGGGCTTGAGGGGGAATTGCCGGATGTTATTGATCCTAGTCGTGTTAATGAACGGGTTGATCAAATAACGTCTTCCTCGTTGCTGAATTTATTGTCAAAACAGGCTATTACTATCGACGTTGCAACAGACCTGATTTATCACCGTGTCGATCGTTTAGACTTTCATGCTAATGGCATGACACTGGTTGCTTTTGGCGCTGATGGTGATGTGATTCATCAATCGACCTTTTATTCCGTTGGTGGTGGCTTTATTGTTCAGGAAGATGAGCACGGCAATGTGGCATTGGTTGAAGATGCGACTGAACTTCCACATGTTTTCCATAGTGCAGAAGATTTGATTCGACTTTGCCAAGAGCAAGACAAAAGTATTGCCCAGATTATGATGGAAAATGAGACTCATTGGCGAACTGAAGAAGAAGTTAGGCAAGGAATTTTGTCTATTTGGTCTGTCATGAGAAACTGCGTTCAGCAAGGTATTCGGAACGAAGGTATTTTACCCGGTGGCTTAAAAGTTAAACGAAGAGCCGCTAGTTTACACAGAGACCTAACCAGTAAAACGCGCATGGACATGATCACGCCGTCTCTTGGTGCTATGGACTGGGTCAATCTATATGCTTTAGCGGTCAATGAAGAAAATGCGGGAGGAGGGCGTGTTGTGACAGCGCCAACCAATGGAGCCGCTGGCATCATCCCTGCAGTATTACATTATTACTGGGAGTTTTGCCCTCGTTCCAGTGAAGAAGGGATAATTACCTTTTTCCTAACGGCGGCCGCTATTGGATTCTTGTTTAAAGAGAATGCGTCTATTTCTGGTGCAGAAGTGGGTTGCCAAGGTGAAGTTGGCTCGGCATGTGCTATGGCCGCAGCAGGATTGGCCGCAGCAACAGGTGGCACACCAGAGCAAATAGAAAATGCTGCCGAAATCGGTATGGAGCATAATTTGGGTCTTACTTGTGACCCGATTGGTGGTTTAGTGCAGGTACCTTGTATTGAGCGAAATGCTATGGCATCCATGAAAGCCATTAACTCTGCGAGTATGGCGCTTCGAGGCGATGGAACACATTATGTGTCTCTTGATAAAGTGATTCGTACTATGCGAGACACAGGCAGAGATATGAATGATAAATACAAAGAAACCTCGCGAGGTGGTTTAGCGGTCAATGTGATTGAGTGTTAG
- a CDS encoding universal stress protein, giving the protein MSATIIVGVDGSEAGNRALSYAKRLATLIGSECELQLICVVEWSPYTFQTPEENSLRKKQKQIETQNAQERVIDPAINALKEAGIKASGAVKFGKAATILNNIAVENNAEQIVVARSTEQGLSARVFGSVTANLVMSANVPVTVVS; this is encoded by the coding sequence ATGTCAGCAACAATCATTGTCGGTGTTGATGGAAGTGAAGCCGGTAATCGAGCCTTATCCTACGCAAAGCGGCTTGCGACACTTATAGGGAGTGAATGCGAACTACAACTAATATGTGTCGTTGAATGGTCTCCGTACACTTTCCAAACCCCAGAAGAAAACTCCCTTCGTAAAAAACAAAAGCAAATTGAAACCCAAAACGCCCAAGAACGTGTAATAGATCCAGCTATCAATGCCTTAAAAGAAGCTGGTATCAAAGCCTCTGGTGCAGTCAAATTTGGCAAAGCCGCCACCATACTCAACAACATCGCAGTCGAAAATAATGCTGAACAAATTGTGGTAGCCAGATCTACAGAACAAGGCTTAAGCGCAAGAGTATTCGGCAGTGTAACGGCCAACTTGGTTATGAGTGCGAATGTCCCAGTCACCGTCGTCAGCTAA